One window of the Catharus ustulatus isolate bCatUst1 unplaced genomic scaffold, bCatUst1.pri.v2 scaffold_107_arrow_ctg1, whole genome shotgun sequence genome contains the following:
- the LOC117011319 gene encoding LOW QUALITY PROTEIN: serine/threonine-protein kinase PAK 3-like (The sequence of the model RefSeq protein was modified relative to this genomic sequence to represent the inferred CDS: inserted 1 base in 1 codon) encodes MRDNKNNNVVNYVDSYLVHGELWLVMEHMDGGSLYDVITEARMVEGEIAVVSRECLQGLAFLHSKQVIHRDIKSHNILLGLDGSVKLADFGLAAQLTAEQSKRRSAVGTTYWMAPEIFTRKNYGPKVDIWXGIVGFEMVEGAPPYLMESSRTVRCNFSPTSSCHSNQICPHSSAWEAW; translated from the exons ATGCGTGACAATAAGAACAACAACGTAGTGAACTACGTAGACAG CTACCTGGTGCACGGGGAACTCTGGCTCGTGATGGAACACATGGACGGAGGTTCCTTATACGATGTCATCACAGAGGCCAGGATGGTAGAAGGAGAGATAGCAGTTGTCTCTCGGGAG tGCCTGCAAGGCCTGGCTTTCCTTCACTCCAAGCAAGTCATCCACCGAGACATCAAAAGCCACAACATTCTCCTGGGCTTGGACGGATCTGTCAAGTTGG ctGATTTTGGTCTCGCTGCTCAGCTGACGGCTGAGCAGAGCAAACGGAGATCAGCTGTCGGCACGACTTACTGGATGGCGCCAGAAATTTTCACCAGGAAGAACTACGGCCCCAAAGTGGATATCT TGGGCATCGTGGGCTTTGAGATGGTGGAAGGAGCGCCTCCTTACCTGATGGAAAGCTCCCGCACGGTGCGCTGCAACTTCTCTCCCACTTCCTCCTGTCACTCTAACCAAATCTGCCCCCATTCTTCTGCCTGGGAAGCTTGGTAA